A single region of the Pseudomonas granadensis genome encodes:
- a CDS encoding MarR family transcriptional regulator — protein MPLTDQHRFGMQLAHMSRGWRAELDRRLAGLGLSQARWLVLLHLARFEEAPTQRELAQSVGVEGPTLARLLDSLETQGLVQRQSVMEDRRAKKIVLCAPALPLIEQIETIATQLRRELFDGVDEADLKVCMRVHAHILGNLEKS, from the coding sequence ATGCCGTTAACCGATCAACACCGCTTTGGCATGCAACTGGCCCATATGTCCCGTGGCTGGCGTGCCGAACTTGACCGTCGACTGGCCGGGCTGGGGCTGTCCCAGGCGCGCTGGCTGGTGCTGCTGCACCTGGCACGGTTCGAAGAGGCACCGACCCAACGTGAGCTGGCGCAGAGCGTCGGAGTGGAAGGGCCGACGTTGGCGCGCTTGCTCGATAGTCTGGAAACCCAGGGCCTGGTGCAACGTCAATCGGTGATGGAAGACCGCCGGGCGAAAAAAATCGTCCTCTGCGCACCGGCCCTGCCGTTGATCGAACAAATCGAAACCATTGCCACACAACTGCGACGCGAGTTGTTCGATGGCGTCGACGAGGCGGACCTGAAGGTGTGCATGCGTGTTCACGCGCACATTCTGGGTAACCTGGAAAAGTCTTGA
- a CDS encoding FimV/HubP family polar landmark protein: MLASRHVVLRSGAKWLLVAGVFSYSAWSMALGLGDITVHSALNQPLKADIALVDVGGLTQNDLAVSLATADEFAQAGVERVFFLNDLKFIPILRGQRQMIRVTSSKPVNEPFLNFLVQLNQPNGRLLREYTVLIDPPGSPGIVPATDEPDPRAQSSAFPTVEPVTAAPQAAQGKRETAPAATPAPVDDSKEQLAASELLNQQLQKTVDELNAKVQAQDVQIADGKKQVTDLQTRLAELQKAPPPTVIAPTPAPAVTPVEPAEDGLNWPLLGALMLLLGALAALFVRKHRQQRRRDGEPLTQMAPLAEPPADAMEAAEPVATQVNADHREEPTAGDVLEAVGIYLAYGRLNEAAGLLRDALHKEPERLDLGLQLLEVLGRQGDSAAYEEQENHLRELGVDEQPLRETRARHPKLINAVPLAPVLPIVGAAPVVAEQSPPEHDFELKLGELSMESSWDLEDTRQAPSIENSDLGAGLEVLPQDFELPEPTTGEEAELEWIPEPDAQPLDDDFLNEFADPKPSIVLEPMDLQAPEPGASQKLEQAQTCIDDGDIDSAIALLNELLKEGDEPLKQTARTLLAGIR, encoded by the coding sequence ATGCTCGCAAGTCGGCACGTGGTACTGCGCAGTGGCGCCAAATGGCTGCTGGTCGCTGGCGTATTCAGTTATTCGGCCTGGTCGATGGCGTTGGGGCTGGGTGACATCACCGTTCACTCAGCCCTCAATCAGCCGCTCAAGGCTGACATCGCCCTGGTGGACGTCGGTGGGCTGACGCAAAACGATCTGGCGGTGAGCCTCGCCACCGCGGACGAGTTCGCTCAGGCCGGGGTCGAGCGAGTGTTCTTTCTCAATGACCTCAAGTTCATTCCGATCCTGCGTGGTCAGCGCCAGATGATCCGGGTGACCTCAAGCAAACCGGTCAACGAACCCTTTCTGAATTTCCTCGTGCAGCTCAACCAGCCCAATGGGCGTTTGCTGCGTGAATACACCGTGCTGATCGACCCACCGGGTTCACCGGGGATCGTGCCGGCGACCGATGAGCCGGACCCCCGAGCACAATCCTCGGCATTTCCTACCGTTGAGCCCGTTACCGCGGCGCCACAGGCCGCTCAAGGCAAGCGTGAGACAGCGCCTGCGGCAACGCCCGCACCGGTCGATGACAGCAAAGAGCAATTGGCCGCCAGCGAGTTGCTGAACCAGCAGTTGCAGAAAACCGTCGACGAATTGAACGCGAAGGTGCAAGCGCAGGATGTACAGATTGCTGACGGCAAGAAGCAGGTCACTGACCTGCAGACGCGCTTGGCCGAGCTGCAGAAAGCCCCGCCGCCCACCGTTATCGCGCCCACGCCCGCACCAGCGGTCACGCCGGTCGAGCCTGCCGAAGACGGTTTGAACTGGCCCTTGCTTGGCGCACTGATGCTCCTGCTCGGCGCTTTGGCGGCGCTGTTCGTGCGCAAGCATCGTCAACAGCGGCGACGAGACGGCGAACCGCTGACCCAGATGGCACCCCTCGCCGAGCCGCCAGCCGACGCGATGGAAGCTGCCGAGCCTGTCGCGACTCAAGTCAACGCCGATCACCGCGAAGAGCCGACAGCCGGAGATGTGTTGGAGGCCGTGGGGATCTATCTCGCCTATGGCCGGCTCAACGAAGCGGCGGGACTTTTGCGTGATGCCCTGCACAAGGAGCCTGAACGCCTTGACCTCGGCCTGCAATTGCTCGAAGTGCTCGGGCGTCAGGGCGATAGCGCCGCGTATGAAGAGCAGGAAAATCACTTGCGCGAACTCGGTGTGGACGAACAGCCGTTACGCGAAACGCGCGCGCGCCATCCGAAGCTGATCAACGCCGTGCCGCTGGCACCTGTATTGCCGATTGTCGGAGCCGCGCCTGTGGTAGCTGAACAATCGCCGCCCGAGCATGACTTCGAACTGAAGCTGGGCGAATTGTCGATGGAGTCCAGTTGGGACCTTGAAGACACCCGCCAGGCACCGTCAATCGAGAACTCCGACCTCGGCGCCGGCCTGGAAGTACTGCCTCAGGATTTCGAGCTGCCCGAACCGACGACCGGGGAAGAAGCGGAGCTTGAGTGGATTCCCGAACCGGATGCGCAGCCGCTGGACGATGACTTTCTCAATGAGTTCGCTGATCCGAAGCCTTCGATAGTGCTCGAACCGATGGATCTGCAGGCGCCTGAACCTGGTGCCTCGCAAAAGCTGGAGCAGGCGCAAACCTGCATCGACGACGGCGACATCGACAGTGCAATTGCACTGCTCAATGAATTGCTCAAAGAGGGCGATGAACCGCTGAAGCAAACGGCGCGCACGTTGTTGGCCGGGATTCGCTGA